Proteins encoded in a region of the Paenibacillus sp. E222 genome:
- a CDS encoding iron ABC transporter permease: protein MISSIIKRRALTIILILLLLNVGVLVLNVMLGDRSIPPGEVLRSLMGRGDQEYHFTIHQLRLPRVLIGFLVGCGLALAGTILQVITRNPLASPGVIGLNSGAAAAVVAVMVLVPTFPMRHMPWIAFIGAFLAATVIYGLSWRKGESSSTVRMLLIGVGISAMAGALITYLLTVGKIFRVSQASVWMAGSLYGRTWEHFWPLLPWLLILFLLLIWMARWLDMFLLDVQSAAGLGLRVESMRVLFLLMSVGLAGSAVSMAGTIGFVGLMAPHMARHLAGSRSLIRLPIAALLGGLIVMLADLAGRTWFAPYEIPAGLITAIIGAPYMMYLLLRRRGI from the coding sequence ATGATTTCTTCTATTATAAAGAGACGTGCACTCACCATTATTCTGATTCTCTTGTTGTTGAATGTGGGGGTGCTTGTGCTTAATGTGATGTTGGGAGATCGCTCCATCCCTCCGGGAGAAGTATTGCGCAGCCTGATGGGCAGGGGAGATCAGGAATATCACTTCACCATTCATCAGTTAAGGCTGCCCCGGGTACTGATCGGTTTTCTGGTTGGATGCGGTCTAGCATTGGCGGGTACAATCCTACAGGTCATTACGAGGAATCCTCTGGCATCACCTGGCGTAATTGGGCTGAATTCGGGTGCGGCTGCGGCGGTGGTTGCTGTCATGGTGCTGGTTCCTACTTTTCCAATGCGGCATATGCCGTGGATTGCATTCATTGGAGCCTTTCTCGCGGCCACGGTAATCTATGGATTGTCATGGAGAAAAGGAGAGTCAAGTTCCACAGTTCGCATGCTGCTGATTGGTGTGGGCATATCTGCAATGGCTGGCGCATTAATCACGTATTTACTGACGGTGGGCAAAATATTCCGGGTCTCCCAGGCTTCCGTGTGGATGGCAGGCAGTCTATACGGAAGAACGTGGGAACACTTTTGGCCTTTATTACCGTGGCTGCTCATCCTGTTTCTTCTATTAATATGGATGGCCAGATGGCTGGATATGTTTCTGCTGGATGTCCAGTCGGCTGCTGGATTGGGTCTGCGGGTGGAGAGCATGCGGGTGTTGTTCCTTCTGATGAGTGTAGGGCTCGCCGGGTCTGCGGTGTCGATGGCAGGAACGATTGGCTTTGTTGGCTTAATGGCTCCTCACATGGCAAGACATCTAGCGGGCAGCCGGAGTCTGATTCGTTTGCCGATTGCGGCGTTGCTTGGAGGACTGATAGTCATGCTCGCAGATCTCGCCGGACGTACATGGTTCGCTCCGTATGAGATTCCAGCTGGATTAATTACGGCGATTATCGGGGCTCCATATATGATGTATTTGCTGTTACGACGCAGAGGGATATAA
- a CDS encoding iron ABC transporter permease — protein MNTNTRFKITGLATIIVLTLLAFLFSIMYGIVQIPLRSVVAAFYAFDGSREHLIIQTVRLPRAVIAAVVGSSLAVAGCLMQAISRNALAGPELFGINYGAALTAVLASFWLGTTSLQLFAWSALLGAAVAGVLVFLLSSTGRQPLSSVKLVLAGATLNLLFASLTQGILILNEQSLDTMRFWLAGSLTGRDLDLFIQILPYLIPGIVGSFALSSQLNIFGLGDEVAQGLGQRMKMIRIICIIAIVLLAGSAVALAGPIGFIGLAVPHIARSITGSDYRWVVPYAAVLGALLLLTADIGARFVLPGQEIPVGVVTAFFGAPFLIYLAQRKERSI, from the coding sequence ATGAACACAAATACCAGGTTTAAAATCACTGGTTTAGCAACCATCATCGTGTTGACACTTCTTGCATTTCTATTCAGCATCATGTATGGCATCGTACAGATTCCATTGCGTTCCGTTGTGGCTGCGTTCTATGCCTTTGACGGATCGCGTGAACACCTGATCATTCAAACCGTTAGGCTGCCAAGAGCGGTTATTGCCGCCGTGGTTGGCAGCTCACTGGCTGTGGCCGGGTGCCTAATGCAGGCGATTAGCCGCAATGCTCTGGCAGGCCCTGAATTGTTCGGCATTAATTATGGCGCGGCACTTACCGCGGTGCTTGCTTCCTTTTGGCTGGGGACGACGTCTCTGCAATTATTTGCATGGTCTGCGCTGTTGGGGGCGGCGGTTGCAGGTGTGCTGGTTTTCCTTCTTAGTTCCACGGGCAGACAACCCTTATCTTCCGTCAAACTAGTTCTGGCAGGGGCTACATTAAATTTGTTATTTGCTTCATTGACACAAGGCATTCTCATCCTGAATGAGCAGTCCCTGGATACGATGCGCTTCTGGTTAGCGGGTTCATTGACAGGCAGAGATCTCGATCTCTTTATTCAAATTCTGCCTTATCTGATCCCTGGCATCGTCGGTTCGTTTGCATTAAGCAGTCAATTGAACATTTTTGGCTTAGGAGATGAAGTGGCTCAAGGATTAGGACAGCGAATGAAGATGATTAGGATCATCTGTATTATCGCCATTGTGCTGCTGGCTGGCAGTGCTGTCGCACTTGCCGGACCTATCGGATTTATCGGGTTAGCCGTTCCGCATATTGCAAGATCGATAACAGGCAGTGACTATCGCTGGGTAGTGCCGTACGCTGCTGTTCTAGGGGCACTACTGCTGCTCACAGCAGATATTGGCGCGAGATTTGTGTTGCCAGGGCAGGAAATTCCTGTTGGGGTGGTCACAGCTTTCTTCGGTGCTCCTTTCCTTATCTATCTGGCGCAAAGAAAGGAGAGATCGATATGA
- a CDS encoding ABC transporter substrate-binding protein has protein sequence MKSWIHFAMLAVLMLVLAGCGNSGSGAANGTAAETAPTEPKQEETVANTGDTRTVKDAYGEVQVPTNASRIVVLDIGALDNLLELGITPVGAPSILAAGDPYPAYLKGTEGIENIGSVNEPSLEAIDALKPDLIIGNKDTHDAIHDQLKQIAPTVFVETLGVTWKENLQLHANAVNKLEDGKKLLDTYQQRIEELKSTLAGKDAKEVSLFRPREDKIQVYLKETFAGTIMEDAGIIRPAAQQDAGFSKDITEEQIADLDGDVIFWFNREPDAFAKLEKSKLWATLKGVQNQAVHPVDWEYWMSGLGIQAVNKVVDDLNTYVAN, from the coding sequence ATGAAATCATGGATACATTTTGCGATGTTGGCCGTACTGATGCTGGTGCTCGCGGGTTGTGGAAATTCGGGATCGGGTGCCGCTAATGGTACTGCAGCGGAAACCGCTCCAACCGAACCAAAGCAAGAAGAAACCGTAGCCAATACTGGAGATACACGTACCGTCAAAGATGCTTATGGTGAGGTACAGGTTCCAACCAATGCAAGTCGAATTGTGGTACTGGACATTGGGGCCTTGGATAATTTGCTCGAGTTAGGCATTACACCTGTGGGCGCACCTTCCATCCTCGCAGCAGGCGATCCATACCCGGCCTATCTGAAAGGCACAGAAGGCATTGAGAATATCGGATCGGTGAATGAACCAAGCCTGGAGGCTATCGATGCACTGAAGCCGGACTTGATCATTGGTAATAAAGATACACATGATGCTATCCATGATCAGTTAAAACAAATCGCGCCTACGGTGTTTGTAGAAACACTCGGGGTTACCTGGAAAGAAAATCTGCAGCTTCATGCCAATGCTGTAAACAAGCTGGAAGATGGCAAGAAGCTGTTGGATACATATCAGCAGCGCATTGAGGAATTGAAATCCACGCTTGCAGGCAAAGATGCCAAGGAAGTATCGCTGTTCCGTCCCCGTGAAGACAAAATTCAGGTCTATCTGAAAGAAACCTTTGCAGGTACGATTATGGAAGATGCCGGAATTATTCGTCCCGCAGCACAGCAGGATGCAGGCTTCTCCAAGGATATTACGGAAGAACAGATTGCTGATCTCGATGGTGACGTAATCTTCTGGTTTAACCGTGAGCCGGATGCGTTCGCCAAACTGGAGAAAAGTAAATTGTGGGCGACGTTGAAAGGAGTTCAAAACCAAGCTGTGCATCCGGTTGATTGGGAGTACTGGATGAGTGGTCTGGGCATTCAGGCTGTAAACAAGGTTGTGGATGACTTGAACACCTATGTAGCCAACTAA
- a CDS encoding IucA/IucC family siderophore biosynthesis protein — protein sequence MESKRISEYRSHDEDQDRQPFCTEDSTSQLENGVASSRLGVEKEHWLDQQRKLYTAALSSQHFTEARRRIFRQLVESLMYEGVIAYSSRKEQGFDVWEMEGIGLNGERVIYACRGTRHLTFGRLRLNHEPITRRVYVDEIPAWVSGSSSIQKGEPIQAVAAVGQEAESISLFLLEVGPAIGADEGKLLHFVKELEQTLINDTLARYVRAERQNDLHALPDEDWESGIIEGHPYHPSYKSRIGFRIEDQLEYGPEFGGCFKPIWVGIHKQNARISHGTNEHGPAAREWLQDQLGEQVLERFLTSLQEMGTDPAEYVLMPVHPWQWRTTISSVLAEDIRNGSIVPLGSSEDRYTAQQSIRTLANRSRPNLPYLKLSLSMINTSTGRVIAPHTVENAPLITNWLQGISMQDPYLRDELRVILLGEIAGVAYDNHQTPDALKPLSYGVMSCIWRESVHSRLEPGESAIPFNALATLDYAGRPIIDPWVKKLGSDEWLSELLLTAVRPLIHWLFAHGIALESHAQNMLLIHREGRPSRIALKDFHDGIRFTREALADPKLCPALVEVPEYHRRVNRNSFLETDEPTEVRDFIHDAFFFINLGELALFIQEHYEVREQTFWNKARKIIIDYQQRFPEFHERYELYSLFDPEIGVEQLTKRRLFPDDELRIHQVPNPLAHSIMDKYGLNDDGIKNSI from the coding sequence ATGGAAAGTAAGAGAATATCTGAATATCGGAGCCATGATGAGGATCAGGATAGACAACCGTTTTGCACAGAGGACTCCACCAGCCAGTTAGAAAATGGTGTTGCAAGTTCTAGACTTGGAGTGGAGAAGGAGCATTGGCTAGATCAGCAAAGAAAACTGTACACCGCAGCGCTGTCTTCACAGCACTTTACGGAGGCACGTAGACGCATATTCAGGCAGTTGGTTGAATCCTTGATGTACGAAGGTGTTATTGCATATAGCTCACGGAAGGAGCAGGGGTTCGACGTTTGGGAAATGGAAGGCATTGGTTTGAACGGCGAACGGGTTATCTACGCATGTAGGGGAACGAGGCATCTGACCTTTGGTCGTTTGCGGTTGAACCATGAACCGATTACAAGACGTGTCTATGTGGATGAGATTCCGGCTTGGGTTTCGGGAAGTAGCAGCATTCAAAAGGGAGAACCTATTCAGGCTGTAGCTGCAGTTGGGCAAGAAGCGGAGTCGATTTCTCTATTTTTGCTGGAAGTCGGACCAGCGATAGGCGCGGATGAAGGGAAGCTGCTGCATTTTGTTAAAGAACTGGAGCAGACGCTGATCAATGACACGCTGGCGCGATATGTACGGGCTGAGCGGCAGAATGATTTACATGCTCTTCCCGATGAAGACTGGGAAAGTGGAATTATCGAGGGCCATCCATATCATCCAAGTTATAAATCCCGTATCGGCTTCCGAATCGAAGATCAGCTTGAATATGGACCCGAGTTCGGCGGATGCTTTAAACCGATATGGGTCGGAATTCATAAACAAAACGCACGGATAAGTCATGGTACGAATGAACATGGACCGGCTGCAAGGGAATGGCTTCAGGATCAACTTGGCGAACAAGTGCTGGAACGCTTCCTCACGTCACTACAGGAAATGGGTACTGATCCGGCAGAATATGTGCTGATGCCAGTCCATCCGTGGCAATGGCGAACAACGATCAGTTCCGTTCTTGCCGAAGATATTCGTAACGGAAGCATCGTACCGCTTGGCAGCAGCGAAGATCGGTACACTGCTCAACAGTCGATCCGCACGCTAGCTAACCGATCACGTCCCAATTTACCGTACCTAAAGCTGTCGCTCAGTATGATCAACACATCAACAGGCAGGGTGATCGCCCCACATACGGTGGAGAATGCACCTCTCATTACCAACTGGCTGCAGGGGATTAGCATGCAAGATCCCTATTTGAGAGATGAGCTGCGAGTCATTCTTCTGGGGGAGATTGCTGGCGTTGCATATGATAATCATCAGACACCGGATGCTTTGAAGCCCCTCTCGTATGGTGTGATGTCTTGCATTTGGAGGGAAAGTGTACATTCCCGGCTGGAACCGGGTGAATCAGCGATTCCGTTTAATGCATTAGCTACACTGGACTATGCAGGGCGCCCGATAATTGATCCTTGGGTGAAAAAGCTGGGTTCTGATGAATGGCTTTCCGAGCTGCTGCTGACTGCGGTACGACCGCTCATTCACTGGTTGTTCGCTCATGGGATTGCGCTGGAGTCTCATGCACAGAATATGCTGCTCATTCACCGGGAAGGCAGGCCCTCACGCATTGCGCTGAAGGATTTTCACGATGGAATACGATTTACAAGAGAGGCCCTTGCCGATCCAAAGCTCTGTCCAGCGCTTGTCGAGGTACCGGAATATCACCGCCGTGTGAACCGCAATTCATTCCTGGAGACGGACGAACCGACAGAAGTTCGGGATTTCATACACGATGCCTTTTTCTTTATCAATCTTGGAGAACTGGCTTTGTTCATACAGGAGCATTACGAGGTCAGAGAGCAGACCTTCTGGAACAAAGCTCGTAAGATCATTATCGACTATCAACAGCGTTTTCCTGAATTTCATGAACGTTACGAATTGTATTCCTTGTTTGATCCTGAGATTGGAGTGGAGCAATTGACGAAGCGGCGTTTGTTTCCAGATGATGAATTGCGTATTCATCAGGTTCCAAATCCACTGGCGCACTCGATTATGGATAAATATGGGTTGAATGACGATGGAATAAAAAATAGTATATGA
- a CDS encoding IucA/IucC family protein, with protein sequence MNGLTAALVRSEEWIMVRRRIFRQLVESFLYEKILSESVIGPHAEAEYTLRGEAETGEQVEYTFWAVRKESFDRIRLSDKPIMRITSIDRAEADSIPRFLLEIAAHIPTSEAQLAQFMDELQQTHLKDTLSVRWRAGQPEPQVSDYDEWESALIEGHPYHPCYKSRVGFTLSDNEAYGPEFGPEFKLVWIAMKQDAAQISISSSLDTYAEFIHNELGQELQAFKLILQEVISSADLKLSSNANDNADADADVEEKVSTDGAVRVDEYVFVPVHPWQWERIISVACAEQLRTGEIIYLGQAGDTYRPQQSIRTLTNVSHRDKPYVKLPLNMVNTSSGRILAQHTIMNAARISDWLGRVVAEDTFLQDELGLIVLKEIAGVSYHHQKLPNLLEQKIYGSLGAIWRESLHPRLMAGEEALPFNALCHLDQHGTPVIKPWINEYGLDRWARQLLNVAVVPLIHLLYAHGAALESHAQNMIIVLKQGWPSRIALKDFHDGIRYCPSIPHPFGYPDIEYPPANHQRVNRNSFVEKEDPSEVKDFMLDALLFINLTEVAFFLEKHFGLSEKQWWRMAAEVILNYQERFPELQARFEQFDVFASEIEVEQLTRRRIHEGPGDCVHRVNNPLHVYRPVRQH encoded by the coding sequence ATGAACGGTCTAACAGCAGCATTGGTCAGGTCCGAAGAGTGGATAATGGTGCGACGACGTATCTTCAGGCAATTAGTGGAGTCATTTTTGTATGAGAAAATCTTGAGTGAATCGGTGATCGGGCCTCATGCGGAGGCAGAGTATACCCTGCGAGGGGAGGCGGAGACAGGAGAGCAGGTGGAATACACCTTTTGGGCTGTTCGAAAAGAGAGCTTTGATCGCATTCGGCTGTCAGATAAACCGATTATGCGGATAACATCGATAGATCGAGCTGAAGCGGATTCCATTCCTCGTTTTTTACTGGAGATAGCTGCGCATATTCCCACATCCGAAGCTCAGCTGGCGCAATTCATGGATGAACTTCAACAAACCCATCTGAAGGACACGCTGTCCGTGCGATGGCGTGCTGGTCAGCCCGAACCTCAGGTATCGGATTATGACGAGTGGGAATCTGCCCTGATTGAAGGGCATCCGTATCATCCTTGTTACAAATCCAGAGTTGGATTTACGCTTTCTGACAATGAAGCCTATGGACCGGAGTTCGGGCCGGAATTCAAGTTGGTCTGGATTGCGATGAAACAGGATGCGGCCCAAATATCCATTTCGTCTTCACTGGACACATATGCTGAGTTTATTCATAACGAGCTGGGGCAGGAACTACAGGCATTCAAGTTGATTTTGCAGGAAGTTATCTCAAGTGCGGATTTGAAATTGAGTTCCAATGCCAATGACAATGCAGATGCCGATGCGGATGTTGAGGAGAAGGTGAGTACGGATGGGGCTGTACGTGTGGATGAATATGTATTCGTTCCTGTGCATCCCTGGCAGTGGGAGCGAATCATATCGGTGGCATGTGCGGAGCAACTCAGAACAGGGGAGATTATATATCTGGGCCAAGCAGGTGACACGTACCGTCCTCAACAATCCATTCGCACATTGACGAATGTGAGTCATCGCGATAAACCGTATGTCAAACTGCCGCTGAATATGGTGAATACGTCATCCGGCCGAATTCTCGCACAGCACACGATCATGAATGCGGCTCGTATCTCGGACTGGCTTGGTCGTGTGGTGGCAGAGGATACGTTTTTACAGGATGAGCTTGGTCTGATTGTGCTGAAGGAGATTGCGGGGGTATCGTACCATCACCAGAAACTGCCCAATCTGCTGGAGCAAAAAATATACGGATCACTCGGGGCGATCTGGCGGGAAAGTCTGCACCCGCGCTTAATGGCAGGAGAAGAGGCTTTGCCATTTAATGCGCTGTGTCATCTCGATCAGCATGGCACTCCGGTCATTAAACCATGGATAAACGAATATGGACTGGATCGCTGGGCCCGGCAATTGCTGAATGTGGCAGTGGTACCGCTGATACATCTGCTGTACGCGCACGGAGCTGCGCTTGAATCGCATGCGCAAAATATGATCATCGTGCTGAAACAGGGATGGCCCAGCCGGATTGCGCTTAAGGATTTCCATGACGGTATCCGTTACTGCCCATCCATTCCTCACCCGTTTGGATACCCGGATATTGAATATCCGCCTGCAAACCATCAGCGGGTGAATCGCAATTCGTTTGTGGAGAAGGAAGATCCTTCCGAGGTGAAGGACTTTATGTTGGACGCGTTGCTTTTTATCAACCTGACCGAAGTGGCATTTTTTCTGGAGAAGCATTTTGGTTTGAGTGAAAAGCAATGGTGGCGCATGGCTGCCGAAGTCATTTTGAATTACCAGGAGCGGTTCCCGGAGTTACAGGCGCGATTTGAACAGTTTGATGTTTTTGCATCCGAGATCGAAGTGGAACAGTTGACCAGACGGCGAATTCATGAAGGGCCGGGGGATTGTGTGCATCGGGTAAATAATCCACTGCATGTCTACAGGCCAGTGCGACAGCACTAA
- a CDS encoding type III PLP-dependent enzyme, translated as MVVELNTWRMPQVERVREHLLALKEQQNEPVCAYIRDVTALVAHVRQRVQSMPESSQLFYAIKANSEEEVLRALAPVVHGFEVASLGEIMKVRQVSADIPILFGGPGKTEAELRGAIEHKVQLIHVESMHELNKLNEIARQNDVRVSVLLRINLKGPLPQATLAMGGRPTQFGIDEVMLPQVMNQFRHLPHIQVEGFHFHSLSNNLDAEQHVKLVEYYCTIARDWARQYGFTFRYLNAGGGIGVNYAHLEQQFDWNTFVNGIAPVLQKKLPSETTLLFECGRYITASSGYYATEVLDVKVNHGKTYVIVRGGTHHFRLPVSWQHSHPFEVIEVENWTHPYYRPEVKEAAFTVAGQLCTPKDILASDVTSGRVRAGDILLFHFAGAYGWAISHHDFLSHPHPQHIYLQ; from the coding sequence ATGGTTGTAGAGTTGAATACATGGCGTATGCCTCAGGTTGAGAGAGTTCGTGAGCATCTATTGGCACTGAAAGAACAGCAGAACGAACCGGTATGTGCCTACATCCGGGATGTAACAGCACTCGTCGCTCATGTGCGTCAACGTGTACAATCCATGCCGGAATCTAGTCAGCTGTTCTATGCCATCAAAGCCAACTCGGAAGAAGAGGTGCTTCGAGCGCTGGCCCCTGTAGTACATGGCTTTGAAGTGGCATCTTTGGGCGAGATCATGAAGGTGAGACAAGTCTCTGCCGATATTCCGATTCTGTTTGGTGGACCAGGCAAGACGGAAGCCGAACTGCGTGGTGCGATAGAGCATAAGGTGCAGCTTATCCATGTGGAGAGTATGCACGAGTTGAACAAGCTGAACGAGATTGCCCGTCAAAATGACGTCCGGGTATCCGTTTTGCTGCGGATTAACCTGAAAGGTCCACTGCCGCAGGCGACACTGGCGATGGGCGGTCGTCCGACCCAGTTCGGAATCGACGAGGTCATGCTGCCACAAGTCATGAACCAGTTCCGGCATTTGCCACATATTCAGGTGGAAGGCTTTCATTTTCACTCCCTTTCGAACAACCTGGATGCGGAGCAGCATGTGAAACTGGTTGAGTATTACTGCACCATCGCGCGGGATTGGGCGAGGCAATATGGTTTCACATTTCGGTATTTGAATGCCGGAGGTGGAATTGGTGTGAACTATGCGCATCTGGAGCAACAGTTCGACTGGAACACATTTGTGAATGGGATTGCACCGGTATTGCAAAAGAAACTGCCTTCGGAAACGACTTTGTTGTTCGAATGTGGGCGTTACATTACGGCATCGAGTGGGTATTATGCAACCGAGGTGCTGGACGTTAAAGTCAACCACGGCAAAACATATGTCATCGTGCGTGGCGGTACACATCACTTTCGCCTGCCCGTTTCTTGGCAGCACAGTCATCCGTTCGAGGTGATTGAGGTGGAGAACTGGACGCATCCGTACTATAGACCCGAGGTGAAGGAAGCCGCTTTTACAGTGGCAGGCCAGCTATGTACACCGAAGGATATTTTGGCGAGTGATGTTACATCAGGCAGAGTTCGGGCAGGAGACATTTTGCTGTTCCACTTCGCGGGCGCTTACGGGTGGGCGATCTCGCATCATGACTTTTTGAGTCATCCGCATCCGCAGCACATTTATTTGCAGTAA
- the sbnB gene encoding 2,3-diaminopropionate biosynthesis protein SbnB, with translation MSTVQDHSLLYMSKQDIIDLGGLYSEPYVKAVTRALELHAKRDIVQPLKPYLRVNEESGHIADRIIAMPAYVGGDVAISGLKWIGSKHDNPAKRHKERASALIILNDPESNYPVAVMEGSVISGMRTAAVTAIGARYLARESFRTVSVIGCGVIARMQITSLLEQFDSIRTIYLHDLNADTARQLADEIGLRFDQVEVLVEDSSEQAVRQAEVLVTATVASSPHIPFEWIAKGTFVSNISIMDLHKDVFTQADKVVVDDWDQSNREKKIINQLVLEGKFSREQLHAELGEILIGEKPGREHEEEIIVLNPMGMAIEDISSAAEMYARAVEQGKGTRLWL, from the coding sequence ATGAGTACCGTTCAGGATCATAGCCTTTTGTATATGAGTAAACAGGATATTATAGATCTGGGAGGGCTGTATTCAGAGCCATATGTCAAAGCAGTAACCCGTGCACTGGAGCTTCATGCCAAGCGGGATATCGTGCAGCCGTTGAAGCCTTATCTGCGGGTTAACGAGGAGAGCGGTCATATTGCCGATCGCATTATTGCGATGCCTGCGTATGTAGGTGGCGATGTAGCGATTAGTGGTCTCAAGTGGATTGGGAGCAAACATGATAATCCGGCCAAGCGTCACAAGGAACGTGCAAGCGCCCTTATTATCCTTAATGATCCGGAAAGCAACTATCCGGTGGCGGTGATGGAAGGCAGCGTGATCAGCGGGATGCGTACGGCGGCAGTTACAGCCATCGGGGCAAGGTATTTAGCCAGAGAAAGCTTTCGCACAGTGAGCGTGATTGGCTGCGGGGTGATCGCCAGAATGCAGATCACCTCGCTCCTCGAACAATTTGACTCCATTCGGACCATCTATCTGCATGACCTGAATGCCGATACGGCCCGCCAGCTTGCCGATGAAATTGGTTTGCGTTTTGATCAGGTTGAAGTGCTGGTGGAAGATTCGTCAGAACAAGCGGTACGACAAGCGGAAGTACTCGTAACAGCTACGGTAGCCTCATCGCCGCATATTCCGTTTGAATGGATTGCCAAAGGTACATTTGTCAGCAACATCTCGATTATGGATTTGCACAAGGATGTATTTACGCAGGCAGACAAAGTGGTCGTGGACGACTGGGATCAGTCCAACCGGGAGAAAAAGATTATTAATCAGCTGGTGCTGGAAGGCAAATTCTCCCGTGAGCAGCTTCACGCTGAACTCGGCGAGATCCTGATAGGGGAAAAGCCAGGACGCGAACATGAGGAGGAGATTATAGTGCTGAACCCGATGGGGATGGCGATTGAGGATATTTCCAGTGCGGCAGAGATGTATGCAAGAGCAGTTGAACAAGGAAAGGGCACACGTTTATGGTTGTAG
- the sbnA gene encoding 2,3-diaminopropionate biosynthesis protein SbnA: MEQSTLQIKDRSLKVADSIIDCIGQTPLVRLNSLFGSSGASVYAKLEMMNPGGSMKDRPARYIIEQGLRDGTIKPDTHLIESTSGNLGIGLALTAKRYGLKFTCVVDPKITSTNLRMITYLGAQVDMVTEPDEHGSYLQSRIRRVKELASQDPAGYWINQYANPLNWQAHYHGAGQEIVEQMDGQIDVLVCAVSTTGSILGISRRVKEANPHARIVAVDAVGSIIFGTPSRQRELPGIGANRVPELFSPNEIDQVIHVDDRESVLGCQKLLEREGIFAGGSSGSLVAALEKLVPTLRPSAKVVTVFADRGERYLDSVYDEQWVSQLPPSQVIKSI, translated from the coding sequence ATGGAACAAAGTACCTTGCAAATCAAGGATCGATCGTTAAAAGTTGCGGATTCCATTATCGATTGTATCGGTCAAACACCACTGGTTCGCTTGAATTCTCTGTTCGGATCTTCAGGAGCGTCGGTGTATGCCAAGCTGGAAATGATGAACCCCGGCGGCAGCATGAAAGACCGACCTGCACGATACATTATCGAGCAGGGTCTGCGAGACGGAACGATCAAACCGGATACACATCTCATCGAGAGCACTTCAGGAAATCTGGGAATTGGTCTCGCATTAACCGCCAAACGATATGGACTGAAATTCACCTGTGTGGTTGATCCCAAAATCACATCGACGAATCTGAGAATGATAACCTACCTCGGGGCACAGGTTGACATGGTGACTGAACCGGACGAACACGGAAGTTATTTGCAATCCCGCATTCGCAGAGTCAAGGAATTAGCAAGTCAGGACCCGGCAGGTTACTGGATCAACCAGTATGCCAACCCTTTGAACTGGCAAGCTCACTATCATGGTGCAGGTCAGGAGATTGTGGAGCAAATGGATGGACAGATAGACGTACTAGTGTGTGCAGTGAGTACGACTGGAAGCATTCTGGGTATATCCCGCCGCGTGAAAGAGGCAAATCCGCATGCGCGGATTGTAGCCGTTGATGCAGTCGGATCGATCATTTTTGGCACACCATCCCGTCAGCGTGAACTGCCGGGTATCGGCGCCAACCGGGTCCCTGAGTTATTCAGCCCGAACGAGATTGACCAAGTTATTCATGTGGATGATCGGGAATCCGTGCTGGGCTGCCAGAAGCTGCTGGAACGGGAAGGCATTTTTGCAGGAGGTTCGTCCGGATCACTGGTTGCTGCACTGGAGAAACTGGTTCCAACCCTGCGGCCTTCAGCCAAGGTGGTTACTGTCTTCGCAGATCGTGGAGAACGTTATCTGGACAGTGTGTATGACGAGCAATGGGTCAGTCAATTGCCGCCAAGCCAAGTGATCAAGAGTATCTAA